The Arachis duranensis cultivar V14167 chromosome 9, aradu.V14167.gnm2.J7QH, whole genome shotgun sequence genomic sequence CATCCAAATCGAAGAAATTCATTCCATACGCCCATGCACAAGCCTTCGGATTGAATTTCGCTTTAATCAATGGGTGTGAGAAATTCATGTACTGTGCATATCTATGGAATGACCCGAAACATGTTTCTACAGCTCCATTCACCTTGCCATCCATATCAATCTTCCATAACCCAGTAAGGTCCTTCTGAACCACTATGTCATCATCCAAAAACAGAATCCTATGGAGCTTTGGATACATCTCTGGCAAGTAGAATCTCAAGTGGTTTAGTATAGACAAATACTTCGGATTCCTGAACTTCATATTTGTTGTGTCCTTTGTGGCAttctcaagcttgttttcaAAGTAAAATTTCTGCAGGTTAGCAGACTCCAGCTGTCGAAGCACCGGCACATATGATGAATTCAGGAACTTGTAGTCTTCAACTGCCTTAACCTCGATATGCGCCCCATTGTAATTCTTCAACTTAAACATCACTTGCATTGCTCCAAGATTCATCTTATCGGTCACAACATGAAATACATGCTTCCACGGTTCCTTTGCATTCTTTGTGGCTGAATTGACCACCACAGATGCTGCAACGACGTTGTCCGAGAATATGGCATAGTGATAGAGTTTAGGATCTTCGAGTTCTGGAGCAGTAGGCTTCCCCTCATCAGAATACTTCTCTGGATGTGCAATCCTCTCCTCCATCAGCCTCATTGAGATACAGTGCAAGCTCTTCGGGATTGACTTAGCTGCAATCAAGCTGGAGAAGGCTCCTTGCTTCTTTGCCTTGGTCAACTGCTCATTCACGGAGAAAATTGTGTCCTTCAACTTCTGAATCTTGAGCTGATTATCAAATGACTCTTTGGCTTCGCCAATTACTTGGCGAGCAGTCTTAATCCGCTCCTTCACTTCCTTTTCCAATTGGCGAAGCACTGATTCATCGATTGCACCATCAGAGCTGAAGAGGGCAGTGTATTGGGGTTTGTTCATTAGATCTGAGAAGTCCCTTGAGAGTTCGGCGAAAACTCTAACAACCTTGGAGCTCTCAAGCTTGAGCTTCCGTGCATAGGATGCATACATCAATGCAAGCATGCGGTGATCCTCAGCTTGCTTCTTGATGTGGTCCAACCGAGGCTTCAGTGGATCTGTTTTCAGAGCCAGAATGGATCTCCGTACGGATTCAAATCCATGTGAAACTCCATCAGAACCCTAGTTCATAATCAAGTCATCAGATTAGTCAAAGATCTCTTTTCATTTACCAGACAAATTGGAAACCAAAggatttatttctaaaaaatttccCCTATTTAGTGGCATTTTCATTTCACTTGGATTTTCCATCTGTTTCTCGAGAAATATCCATATCCAACCAACAAAGGAATCTGGTTCTGCCTTAGGTGCCTTACACATCTCAAGTCAATTTCACCTCCCAAAAGTTAGAAGAAAGAttgcaaaagaagaaaaagaagaaaaaatctccCCTTTTAGTAACATCTCCACTCAATTTCTGTTAGTTTCCCGAGAAAATAGCACACCAACTAAGAACTAATACAGAATACAGCTAGAGTCAAATCGTTGCTTCCACTTGAACTCATGTAACAAGATCCAACTTTCGGTTGAATGTCGCGAAGGAGGAGCATAAAAACAGTAAcataatcacaaaaaaaaagaactagAACAAATCCGTTGGTTTAAAATCACaaggaaaatagagaaaaagaaaaaataaatgaagcTTACGATTGtgttgtggtggtggtggtggtgagtgGTGAAGAAAATGCAGAGAGCAAGGGAAATAGCAGAGGCTAAGACTGTGAAAGAGAAAACGGTTGGAGAGTTCGCCATCACCATCAGTGCTTGCGAATTCAGAAGAATCGCGGCTTGAGTGTGAGTGTGTTAATTAATGGGTTTGTTTGGCAGGCATTCGGGAGTTAATAGCCAACTAGCGATGACGGTAACGCGGGATTAGTGGGAGTCAGACTCGGTGTCGGCGCATTACTTtaaccattttttatttttttatcaggCATTTTTGCTAGCAGAAGTGAAAATGATTGACAATAAATTGTGTCAATTTTCGCAATTAAATTTAAACTGATTCTCGTGAGGATTGTTTCGCGAATTTATTTAAACCAAAACATTTGTTATGTTGCGATAAGGATATGGATGATCACAGGTGGctcatctttttttatattaaaatgttatgtTACTAAAGGTATTACatttaataatagtaaaaaaagaagtcttattatatgtataaatagaagttgAATTTCagcaaataaaataacataagagtaattctctctctttttttatactAGTGAAGTGTTCCATGCTGTGCGATGCAGGCTCAGTTTTTTCAATATTGGACGGGTGGATGAGTTGTGCAGAGATATGGCATATGGTGGTGTTAGACAATGGTGTGGGGCAGTTTTTTCTGATCCATGGCAGGGGGGAGTCGGACCGAGCGATTGGCTTGCACGGGAGAAAAGTTGAAATTGTAGATGGGAATCGTAGGGTCCGATTCCTTAAGGGTCCAATgttaagtttatttattttgtgtatgaaaGTGGAATCGCAGGGTACGTTtggaggtttttttttttttttttttttgaactccAAGAGTAAATGAGAGTTTACTAGATATTTATGTATGAGAGTATGAAAAATGGTTGATAGAGTTACAGTTAGAGTATATTATTTTGGTCAGATTCTATTACAAACACCCGAAGGAGTGAGATTTAGTTGTGAGAAGCCGTTAGATGTTGTTATTCCGTTCACAATCTCATTTGAGGAGCTAAAAGgtgtgatttgtgagaagatagGTTTTCAGATATCCAAAAAAATATCATGTATGGTATATAGATATCCCATACCGGTATTTGGTGGTTTCGTGCAGTATCAAACCAAGTATGTAACCGACGAAGCGAGTATGCAGgagatgttttcaatgtatTTTGAAAGTCGCGGTCAGATATCGGTGATAGAGTTGTACGTCGAATTCGAACAATCTGAAGTGGACCGAaatattgaagaggaagaatatGATAGTGACAGTGAGGAAGAGTTTGAAAGCAATTACGAAGCTGTTGCTccagaaggagaagaagatcaAGGTGACGGGGTGGTGGCTCCAAATGTGGGAGACGTTGCAAATGCACTTGCAAACAAAGATCCCTTTGAGGAGCCGTCCTTCATGCGGGTTCTGGACTTGGAAGCCATGCATGCGCCGGAGTTTCCGGAATATATGAGTGCCGGTACGTATTAACATATAAATATAGAAAGTAGTAGACTTTGGGAAATAATCTATGTTGATAGATGTAAATAAGAATATAAGTCACATGAAAATTAATTTGTGTGCATTCGTCCAAAGTTTTTTATGTGTTTATGTTTGTATGATGTTAAAAGTGGGATGACAACATGATAGATaggaataatatttatattgatgGGGATATAGGGAGCATTGATgtagtctttaagttattaaaTGTATTTGccttaaattattttgatttggcTGTCGTTGTGGTAGAAATTCCTATGGTCGCAGATGGTGAATTTGCAATCGGAATGGAATTCAGTTCTAGGGAAGCTGTTATGATGGCGGTGAAAGATTATACCATCCGAAGAGGCGTAGACTACCGTGTGTATGAGTCAAAGCCGTTGACCTTCTATGCGAAGTGTACACAGTATGGATCAGGGTGTGATTGGCTTATCAGGGTTAGCATGATCAGCAGAAAGTACTGTTGGGTTATAAAGAGGTATAATGGTAGTCACACTTGTACCAGAGCCACCATTTCTCAGGATCATTCGAAGCTGGATTCGAACACAATTGCGGAAGCAATAAAGCCGTTGGTTGAGGCTGACCCGTCGATAAAGGTGAAATCAGTTATTGCGGAAGTGCAGTCGAAGTTCAATTACACCATCAGCTATCGGAAGGCATGGTTGgcgaaacaaaaagcaatggaAAAAATATTTGGCGGTTGGGAAGCATCATATGAAGCTTTGCCTATATGGTTTCAGGCCATGTGTAACAAGGAGCCATCAGCAATCGTCCATTTCGAGACTATGTCTGCATATCAAGGTGATGAGGAAGTAACTGATATCCGGGTATTGCATAGAGTCTTCTGGAGTTATTACCCCTGCATTAGAGCGTTCAGACACTGCAAGCCAGTTGTCCAGGTTGATGGGACTCACTTGTACGGAAAGTATAAGGGTTGTTTGTTGGTCGCAGTTTCACAGGATGGTAACAATAATATCGTCCCTATTGCGTTTGCAATTGTGGAGGGGGAGACTTCTGATGCATGGCACTTTTTCCTTAGTAACCTGCGACAACATGTTGTGACTCGGGATGGTGTGGGACTGATTTCTGACAGGCACGAATCCATCAATGCAGCTATTGCCCGGAGCAACGGAGCTTGGTCGCCCCCGAGAGCATTCCACATGTTTTGCATCAGGCATATAGAGTCGAACTTCTTGAGAAAGTTCATGGCACCGTACCTGCAAAAACTTGTGGTCAATATAGGTAAATGTTAATAATTTGAATTTCGTTATTAACCGAGTTACCTTCCAGCAGCGTTTCTCATGAATTCTTCTCTTACGTGGCTTTGATTGTTGTGCAGGTTATTCGAGGACGGTGCGCGAGTACGAACAGCGCTACCAGCGTTTACGTGAATGGGGCGAGGCATATACGAACTGGCTTAACCAAATCCCACGCGAACAGTACGCGTTGGCGTATGACGGTGGCTACCGCTGGGGTCACATGACGACAAACCTAGTGGAATGCATCAACTCAGTGTTGAAGGGGGCACGCAATCTTCCTATAACTGCACTTGTCAAAGCCACATTCTACAGGCTTAACGAGTTGTTCACTAGAAAAAGAGCCGAGGCAGAGTCGCGGATAACAGCTGGACATGTTTTTTCTGAGGTTGTCACGTCGAAATTGAATGCCAATCAACTTGCAAGTTCTAACATCCAGGTTAATTGCTTCGATAGGATGAATGAGGTCTTCGAGGTTCGTGAGATGCCAGCTGGAACTGAGTATGCCGTCGATCTCCGTCAACAACGATGTGACTGTGGTGAGTTTCAGGTGGATCGGATTTCCTGTCGACATGTTTTTGCATGTTGTGTGAATCAGCTACTGGATTGGCGAGTGTATGTCCACGAAGTTTACAAGATGGACCAAGTTCGGAGGGTTTACCGAGCTAGGTTTCGGCCACTGGGCAATCCCACTATGTGGCCTGTGTACAGCGGCCCTCGATTTGTCCCGAATCCGAACATGAGACGGGTGACGAAAGGTCGCCCGAGGATGACACGTTTCTTGAACGAAATGGACACACGAATGTTACGTGCTCCTAGGCGTTGTCGGCAATGTGGAGCCGAGGGACACAGCCGAAGTAGATGCCGTCGGTCAGCTGGTGTAGGTCCCAGCAACCCAGGACAGTAGATTTATGCCTATCATGTTTCATTGTAGTACTTTATGGcatttgcttgtttatttttatCCGTTTGTTTATGTTTATCGGGACATTGTTCTTTCATGAAACTTCTTTATGACACCTGAGACTTCTTTATGACCATAGATATCAAATTAACttattttctaattcattaacTTCTTTATGGTCCACCAGGCTAGCTTATCTATTACTAatatttatacaaattaaaatatatattaatattatttagtaaataatttacttttattttaattataagttCACTCATTTTTCCAGATACTCACGCAGAATGTTATTATACCTGTTTGTCCAGCGCATAATCCAACATGAATGGGACGGGGCTGTGGCCCAGTCAAGATTCTTAGGACCAGCAAGTGTTTCTCCATGTGCCCTTCCCAGATTTGTTTCCTCAGATGGAACTCCCTGAACCAAACCAAATTGTCTTCTAATTCTATCCGTTGCATGCCACTCAATAGATTCGAATGAAATCAACGGAACCGTAGCGCTCCAGACTACTGCGTGCAGGAAGATGTCTTCTGGGATTATGCCCGGATCAATGCGATCCACACCATAAGCAACCCACACGAACTGCACACAGCATAAGACATACGTGATTACAAGCCAAATAGCAGTCAACCTCAGTTGGAGacaaatattttctaataaaaacaCACCTGCCCTTCCTGAATCTCATCTAACGCCTTTCTAAAGTGGGCGAGACTAAGATATCTATACCGATTGTCACCACGCTCCCAGTTACGCCACCTGAAATTATTTATGTCACTAGCACATCTTAAATAGAATTATGAACATAACAAGTAAGTTGACAATGTTACCTGTTTGCAAGCGGAAAACTGCGTGGTTCCCTAGTAGGGGGCGCAAGATAGGGTAGGCGGATCCAAAACCAAGCTAGCAGAAGTGTTAACGGACCATCGATTTCTTTACAATCAAAACGAGAGGCCCGGCATAAGGACCGGTATAGGTGCGCCAAACATGCCGATCCCCAACTAAAATTACTGATACTATGAAAATCCCGGAGCAAAGGCAGATACTTCCAGTGCACAGATGCCCCTGACTTGTCTCCATGTAAGATAGTACCCAATAACAACATAATGTGGCACTTGACGTACCTCTGCATACTGTTTTCGTCAGTCAGTTGTATACGTTCTTTTAGATTCCTAAGCCATGTCATTTTTATGCCGCTCCCTCTGCAGTCGGCCTTTCTCGGTGCAACCCCAAACTGATGGAAACACTCACCCTCCAATGCTTCAAAGCTGCTCAAGGTCATCCCCGTCACCGGAAGGCCGTTCGTCGGGAGGCCCAAAATAACGGCTACATCCTCCAGGGTCACTGTGCACTCACCAATCGGAAGGTGGAAGGTGTGTGTTTCCGGCCGCCACCTCTCAACTAAAGCATTTATCAATGCTTTCTGGCCTTGAACTACTCCAATCTGAGAGGCATGATAAAACCCAGTAACCCGTAAATGATCCTCTACACTTGGATGGTACCGATCAGGAGGCAGTGGGTGGTCACATGTCATCATCCGTGAACTCTGAAAAAACATAACATGTTACTAGTCAAATCATGAATGATTACTAATTTACAACTTAAATTAATCATACTATTTCATCGATTAATCATAATTTCTAGtccaattacaaaaaaataactaacaAATTATCAAACTACAGCATGTAAACATAACTTCAAAAGATTATCATAATTCCTATAATTATAATTTCctaaaattaatcataataatttattaattaattataacttcTCAGCTATTTACAAACAACATATGAATAACATTGTCTAACTAACAACATACAAAATTAAGGTTACTTTAGTATTCttagtttatttataattgaatTCTTATAATTTACCTTTCTTCCCAAATGAACTATGTATTAAGTAAATTGGCCTTgcaattaatattaaaaaatttcgtTATTAATGATGCAGTTCCGgattataaattcttaaattaataacaaaagtaAATTAATATTCGTTATTAATGATgcaattctaaattctaaattctaaatctatTACAAAATCAGAATTATAATTTCCAACATTGATCacaaaagttaattagttaactACAATATCTACTCGTATTACAAAAAGATTTCTAACATATTCtccaacaaaaaattataataaatcctaaatatATAATTTCCAACAAAAATGTGTGGAAATAATTCTTAAACTTATAATTTATAACATGAATCATAAAAACTAACTtactaaattataatttctaaatctATTCGAAAAATAATATCTTACATTTCCTCCAATTAACTAACAACATCTATACATAATAACAAACAATTTACAATCATAATTTATAAGtttaatcatcaaaatttattcattaatcaaaataaccgtgttacaaaaatttttttaacatattttccAATTATCTAACAATATCTAaacataataacaaaaaattatcaaaattgctaacattataattttaaaattaatcatcagattttattaattaattaaaatttttaatactaCTCTCAAAAAATTCTTACAAAATCtgtaacaatcaacatttacaTATCTATCTACTTAAGTGCAACATTTAaccataaaatacaaaaaaaatttctacaaaatttaattaaaatacagaaatttgcaaaaaattaaaaaatttaacttaCATAATCAGGATCAGACAAATAATTTACAATGTGAAGTTCAGGACGATCAACATCTCTAGCTTTGTGTCTTTTAGCCATTTTCACACCTTCTATTGCTTGCaaattttttgaagaagaagggaggaggaggatgaactCAGAGATGAAGAAATGGGGTTTCACGTTTGAAAAGGATGTTTCGGACTGAGGGAGTGGGGGAAAGGGGGGTATGCTGGCTGCTGGGGCACCGTTCTGGGGAGGAGCTCGTGTCCGACACGTGGAAGGTGGCgcaatcggacggtccgattgcTCCAAACGGTGGGTCCGATCAGTGTTGGGGAANNNNNNNNNNNNNNNNNNNNNNNNNNNNNNNNNNNNNNNNNNNNNNNNNNNNNNNNNNNNNNNNNNNNNNNNNNNCCGATTCCTTTTATACCATCCTTCCTGACACCACACCCTTGTTAAGCACCCACTCACCCCATATCCACGCATAACACCAAACACTCtccaatatcaaaattaaaaagcggTGCGATGCATGGATATGATaagtataagaaaaaaaattaatattaagatacagttaaattaattacttaatataaatttttaatataaattttttatattaaattatatcgcatattttattttttaaaaaaatacaagaatttataagaaaaaattaaaaataNNNNNNNNNNNNNNNNNNNNNNNNNNNNNNNNNNNNNNNNNNNNNNNNNNNNNNNNNNNNNNNNNNNNNNNNNNNNNNNNNNNNNNNNNNNNNNTTATTActttaatataacaaaaaatatttgttatgtcatttactaataaatttacaaaaaatgatgaaattttattaataaaaaactaCAATACAGTGCAATATAATTATCACTATATTTAGATAACAAACTTTCAAAAGTTATATTATTTGAAGATAAATGATATTATTAATGAAACTAAAAAAGCAACATTCAAACAATCAGTAAGATTCTCTACTAAACAAAAAAGTCACacactaaaaaaaatagtaaaataaatattatttggattacactatttaaaattatttttagatgaaaaattattaaaacagacatcaacttaaataattttttatattatcctatcattttaatttatatatttaaataattttattaattaattttataataaaatttatatttatttattaaaataaaaataacacataaaaaattagcaaaatatattttatattaaaaataagaaatataaattatatataagacTATCTAATCAAATATGTtacatttttcttaaattttaagtattaacgtaaaaatgttaatttagtattttttacatcatatttttgttctaatattctcaaaaattttatttttaatattattttagaattcaacgtttataattttattaatacttatgattaattttttatttaatttgtcttttttttaatgggatcataatctatattataaaaaaatataataaaaaattatatataccaaaattataattataaaaaatactaaaaataataaaattaaatatttacctTAGTAGTGATGAAACAAATCTAAAAGTTCTTGATGATgtgttttatataatatatttttagttctCTTAGTACTCTTTTAAATATCCTACAGTTTTTACTATTATGATTATTtatggttaattttttgtttaatttactttacctAATGGGATcaataaatcatattataaaaagataataataaatataatatacaaaaattacaattataaaggtatataatgtcaaataaaaatttaataaaaaaataaaaataataaataatagaaaaagagagCTCATATAAacagaaataataagaattttataaataatacaataacatgtctaaaggataaaattggtaaaggaaaaataaatgtttagtgtaaatggctaaaaacgcatAAGCAAGAAATTGTTACTTCTTGTAAATGTGATTTTGAATACAAAATCACTTCTGCTTttgttaaacaaaaaattaacccAACGAAAACGTGTTTTTTCTCTTTGGACGGATTTGCCAAACACACTATATATCGTGGTTGTGCTATCTGCTTTCATAATCTCATTGCATGTTCTCTTTGTGGCAGCGACTCAATACTTTTCAGCCATCTGCTCTCTTCCGTCGCTTCCTCCTTCGTATCCATCACTACAGCATTGAAAATCACCACGAACTCCACCGCACCTACTGCGACCACCACCGCCATAGCATGGTCCACCACCGTAGTAGTCGCCATCTCATCCATCGCCGCAACCCTAGATACCGTTGCCTCCACTGCGATGACTCTCCTAAAGGTTGGAGCCATCAGGTACAATGACATTCTCTATCTTGGTGCATACACTAACTCTATAATCTCCACTTCCGACTTAAATGAGGAACAATaagaattataagaagaagacgaaTAAGAACTaccggaaaaaaaaagaagatatacAAAAACAGAATTAGTGAAcggagaaaaaaagaaaagaaactgaAGATGAAGAAGTAAAAGTTAAGAAccaaagaagaggaggaagagataaaaaggaaaacaaagaaTGGAGAGAattccttttttaattttaattttgtattcaaattttaaaattttaggcgTGTGTGTACATGTAAATTGTAAAGTAAGCtgagaaagggaataaaataTCAGATACGATCATAAAAAGTGTGGTGTAATGAAATTGATTTGATGTTGGAGTGTAATATAAATGTCTTGATGATTAAAGGCAATGAAATTTTGGCGGATAAATAGTCATGAAAAATGTGGTGTAATGAAATTGGTTTGATATAGGAATGTAATATAAAATGTGATAATGATTAAAGGCATTGAAATTTTGGTAGATGAATATGTATAATAGAAATTGAGAATAAACTTGATAGATGACACGTAAAAATTCCACGAAGTTGTGAAATGCAATCATAACTTCCTATGCAAACGTGTAGGTGTCACGTTCTGTAAAGGATAAATGGTCATCATTATACACATcaaatgtaattaaaaataaacgaAGATAATTTATTACTTTGATGGTTCAATTATTCTACTGTGATTTTTTGAGAATTTGAATTTATCTCTTGGAAGGTGCAAGGTGTAACAATCTCAGAATGCTTTATAGTTTAAATGAGTGAAAGGTGAAACATTCAATCTTTTACAATAATgaccaaaaaaggaaaaaaattaaaaatttacatagataataaaatacatttttaataTCAGTTTCAAGATCTTCCTTTCAATGGTAGAGTGTTGGAATCCCACATCTCGGCCATAGAGAACTTCATTTACTGACCTGGATTCTCCCGCCGCTTTGTCCTCTGTATCCATCACCACAGCATCAGCGACGAAGACGACATCCCTTGCAGTGGCTGCGACCACCACCAAAATAGCAACCTCCGCAACCACTGCTTCATCAATTCTAGGCCTACATGCTTCAAATGGATTCCACCTGGCTGATACCTACGGCATCACAGCATTTCATTTACTCatcataattttcaaattattcaGATTGTTTAAATTAAGACCGCTTTAAACAACTTTCTCTAATTCAACGCAGGGGATTAAAAATTACCAATACATGAAAAAAAAccgtttaattttaaaacttaattcATGTTTAGTCAGAAGAAAAGTAGAAACACTTCTAAGTGTATTGTTCATGATCCATCAACAGATATTCTAAACA encodes the following:
- the LOC107464570 gene encoding serine/threonine-protein phosphatase 7 long form homolog; this encodes MAKRHKARDVDRPELHIVNYLSDPDYSSRMMTCDHPLPPDRYHPSVEDHLRVTGFYHASQIGVVQGQKALINALVERWRPETHTFHLPIGECTVTLEDVAVILGLPTNGLPVTGMTLSSFEALEGECFHQFGVAPRKADCRGSGIKMTWLRNLKERIQLTDENSMQRYVKCHIMLLLGTILHGDKSGASVHWKYLPLLRDFHSISNFSWGSACLAHLYRSLCRASRFDCKEIDGPLTLLLAWFWIRLPYLAPPTREPRSFPLANRWRNWERGDNRYRYLSLAHFRKALDEIQEGQFVWVAYGVDRIDPGIIPEDIFLHAVVWSATVPLISFESIEWHATDRIRRQFGLVQGVPSEETNLGRAHGETLAGPKNLDWATAPSHSCWIMRWTNRYNNILREYLEK
- the LOC107464635 gene encoding galacturonosyltransferase 8, with amino-acid sequence MVMANSPTVFSFTVLASAISLALCIFFTTHHHHHHNTIGSDGVSHGFESVRRSILALKTDPLKPRLDHIKKQAEDHRMLALMYASYARKLKLESSKVVRVFAELSRDFSDLMNKPQYTALFSSDGAIDESVLRQLEKEVKERIKTARQVIGEAKESFDNQLKIQKLKDTIFSVNEQLTKAKKQGAFSSLIAAKSIPKSLHCISMRLMEERIAHPEKYSDEGKPTAPELEDPKLYHYAIFSDNVVAASVVVNSATKNAKEPWKHVFHVVTDKMNLGAMQVMFKLKNYNGAHIEVKAVEDYKFLNSSYVPVLRQLESANLQKFYFENKLENATKDTTNMKFRNPKYLSILNHLRFYLPEMYPKLHRILFLDDDIVVQKDLTGLWKIDMDGKVNGAVETCFGSFHRYAQYMNFSHPLIKAKFNPKACAWAYGMNFFDLDAWRREKCTEEYHYWQNLNENRTLWKLGTLPPGLITFYSTTKPLEKSWHVLGLGYNPSISMEEIKNAAVVHFNGNMKPWLDIAMNQFKPLWSKFVDYELEFVQACNFGL